In the genome of Piliocolobus tephrosceles isolate RC106 chromosome 20, ASM277652v3, whole genome shotgun sequence, the window ATAAAATTCAATTAGAGCTGGTTAGAGAAAGGAAGATAACTACTCCTATCTACTGCATGTCAAGACCAACAGTAGTCATTAAACATGCACAAATTTATAACATTCCCGTGAATGTCATTAAGTGTCGAAATCAATGTTTCACTCTAACCGTTATTACTATTACCAACATCCTTAGTTTAatagtatttactttttaactgTATTTATATATTCACGTATTTGCTTATTTTGATAGATGGATGGATCAGAAGGTGCTGTTATGGAATTGGCAGACTCAGGACATCATGCAAAGAAattgagaggaagaaagaaaaatgtggagaaaaatatatttgctgtGTCCCTAAAGAAAAGGATAAAGTATCACACATTCATGACCAAAAAGAGACAAGTGGGCTATATATCTAGTTGTGACTTCtgaattcagaattttaataGTCATTATAATGAGTCAGTGAAATGGCTATCGGGGGCACCTGCATTGTCCTAGATCTCTGTGAAGTCTTCACAGGGCCGGTTAGAAAAACACACTCATTCCTGCTATCAATATATCTCTCTAGTCTACTGTAGCCCAACAATGCTCTAAGCCATTGCTGGATATGACTGATAATAGTGGTTTTCATGGTAAGAAAATTTTATAGGATCTAGATCTTGAATTCCCGAACCTCTGACCGGGCCCTGAATGTAGAAGTTTACCAGGTTCACGCAAATTGGACCTTAGCTACAG includes:
- the DEFB115 gene encoding LOW QUALITY PROTEIN: beta-defensin 115 (The sequence of the model RefSeq protein was modified relative to this genomic sequence to represent the inferred CDS: inserted 1 base in 1 codon), whose product is MLPDHFSPXSVDIKLFVLALVVFVVLAQTAPDGWIRRCCYGIGRLRTSCKEIERKKEKCGEKYICCVPKEKDKVSHIHDQKETSGLYI